The following proteins are co-located in the Pochonia chlamydosporia 170 chromosome 6, whole genome shotgun sequence genome:
- a CDS encoding metalloprotease 1 (similar to Cordyceps militaris CM01 XP_006670626.1), producing the protein MLFKTVLLLASSLTASVMGAALQGHNECGTPEPTEEQKQIAQQMLLNETMLRIAGVAPGPDVNIPVYVHIVAIDKTTKGGWANEEDVRTTIAEMNQHYKGMGFQFTLKEIDYTINKDWAMSKGEIKMKTALRKGDYKTLNIYYTPKMTSNGYSYYPEKVTPGSQKFYRDGCVVRTDIMRNKQTATHEVGHWLGLFHTFESGCEGGGDMVDDTPALKIGWDCDENLDTCPDLPGKDPVHNFLSYGDCRNVFTPGQGARMRSQYDLYRK; encoded by the exons ATGTTGTTCAAGACTGTCCTCCTGCTGGCCAGTTCCCTGACTGCAAGCGTCATGGGAGCTGCTCTGCAGGGCCATAATGAATGCGGTACTCCAGAGCCCACCGAGGAGCAAAAACAGATTGCCCAGCAGATGCTCTTGAATGAGACCATGCTTCGCATTGCTGGAGTTGCGCCTGGGCCAGACGTCAATATCCCAGTATATGTTCacattgttgccattgacaagaccACCAAGGGGGGGTGGGCAAAT GAAGAGGATGTTCGTACAACCATCGCCGAGATGAACCAACATTACAAGGGCATGGGTTTCCAATTTACTCTGAAGGAGATCGACTACACCATTAATAAAGACTGGGCGATGAGCAAAGGCGAGATAAAGATGAAGACTGCACTCCGCAAGGGGGACTACAAGACTCTTAACATTTATTATACCCCTAAAATGACGTCTAATGGGTACAGCTACTATCCTGAAAAGGTAACACCTGGCTCTCAAAAGTTTTACCGAGATGGTTGTGTAGTGCGGACAGATATCATGAGAAACAAGCAGACTGCAACCCATGAGGTTGGTCACTGGCTAGGTCTGTTCCATACGTTTGAGTCAGGGTgcgagggtggtggtgataTGGTCGATGACACCCCTGCGCTCAAGATTGGCTGGGACTGTGATGAGAATCTGGACACTTGTCCCGATCTTCCAGGTAAAGACCCAGTTCATAATTTTTTGAGCTACGGCGATTGTCGAAATGTCTTTACTCCGGGTCAGGGTGCGCGCATGCGCAGCCAGTATGACCTTTACCGGAAGTGA
- a CDS encoding translation Initiation Factor Eif4e (similar to Metarhizium acridum CQMa 102 XP_007811870.1), translating to MAAATEAPNMDQQVDLSTIPISPNGKSEGAEAKDGDKPVTVFHDKDNFNVKHPLQNKWTLWFTKPPSGKGDNWNDLLKEVITFDSVEEFWGVYNNVAPVSELALKSDYHLFKAGVRPEWEDPQNKHGGKWSYQYKDKRNVEVDRLWLQVMMGAIGETLEEEDDGEVMGVVVNVRKAFYRIGVWTRTIGKSIPGRGDGDVAGGKGRSGEKSKDILMSIGRRFKEVLELPSNEQVEFSGHSDSAHAGSTRAKAKYTV from the exons ATGGCTGCTGCCACCGAAGCCCCCAATATGGACCAACAGGTCGACCTGTCCACGATCCCCATCTCTCCCAACGGAAAGAGCGAAGGCGCCGAAGCCAAGGACGGTGACAAGCCTGTCACGGTTTTCCACGACAAGGACAACTTCAATGTCAAGCATCCTCTTCAGAACAAGTGGACTCTGTGGTTCACCAAACCCCCGAGTGGAAAG GGCGACAACTGGAACGATTTGCTCAAGGAGGTCATCACCTTTGACTCCGTTGAAGAATTCTGGGGAGTCTAT AACAATGTTGCCCCCGTCTCCGAACTCGCCCTCAAGTCCGACTACCACCTGTTCAAGGCGGGAGTACGTCCCGAGTGGGAAGACCCTCAGAACAAGCACGGTGGTAAGTGGTCGTATCAGTATAAAGACAAGCGAAACGTCGAAGTCGACCGCCTGTGGCTGCAGGTCATGATGGGTGCCATCGGTGAAAccctggaggaggaggatgacggcgAGGTCATGGGTGTTGTCGTCAACGTGCGAAAGGCGTTTTATCGTATCGGTGTGTGGACTCGCACTATTGGTAAGAGCATTCCTGGCCGTGGTGACGGAGACGTTGCCGGTGGCAAGGGCCGTAGCGGTGAGAAGAGTAAGGATATTCTGATGTCTATTGGACGACGCTTCAAGGAGGTTCTTGAGCTGCCGAGCAACGAGCAGGTTGAGTTCTCTGGCCACTCCGACAGTGCTCACGCTGGTAGCACGagagccaaggccaagtatACTGTGTAA
- a CDS encoding AMP-binding enzyme (similar to Neosartorya fischeri NRRL 181 XP_001262789.1) gives MHSTTLPRLPIFEAIAKHDPQSTAVIHSASGRTFTYGELLGDVRRARQRFYEASGKKDLNGERIAFLIENSYDYVVTLLAALAARSIAVPMSPAFPAPELQYILDHSEAALLVSSAKFASKAQEVLATQLATKPAHLELEKHLGGSKGEDVPLEGSDPAGAGLMLYTSGTTNRPKGVLLPQSVLTAQSHSLIEAWKYTPSDHLLHVLPLHHIHGTVNAVITPLFAGSSIEFMFPFNADAVWKRLAAPFLPTNGTNGVHVNGTPKPSNQKVTFFTVVPTVYSRLLSTHKSLPPSIATAAREAISPPNMRVNISGSAALPTPIKTAWSTLSHGNVLLERYGMTEVGMALSCGLSFTDRIDASVGWPLPSVQARLMDIDTGEIIPPTSEVDSHGRPRSGEIQLRGPTIFQEYWRNPSATAKEFIPDPDGQGSWFKTGDVAIRRSVPSASHSQPWTQGPLYFIQGRLTADIIKTGGEKVSALEVERELLSLPEVSEAAVVAVPSGNWGQKVGAVLILNKDVVQKWSPLEMRRALKSRLANYKIPQVMKVVEHIPRNAMGKINKKVLVKEIFADEHSGDEM, from the exons ATGCATTCCACAACGTTGCCACGGCTGCCCATCTTTGAAGCCATCGCGAAGCATGACCCTCAGTCCACCGCGGTAATCCACTCGGCTTCGGGAAGAACCTTTACCTACGGCGAATTACTCGGCGATGTGCGACGGGCAAGGCAACGGTTTTACGAAGCCAGCGGGAAGAAGGACTTGAACGGGGAGAGAATAGCCTTTCTCATCGAGAACAGCTACGATTATGTTG TTACCCTGCTCGCTGCACTCGCTGCGCGTTCCATTGCGGTGCCAATGTCCCCTGCCTTCCCGGCACCGGAGCTACAATACATCTTGGATCACAGTGAAGCAGCCCTCCTCGTATCGTCAGCCAAGTTCGCATCCAAAGCACAAGAAGTCTTGGCGACGCAGCTGGCCACCAAACCGGCACATCTCGAGCTAGAGAAGCATCTTGGCGGCAGCAAAGGCGAAGACGTTCCGCTCGAGGGCTCAGATCCCGCCGGCGCAGGTTTGATGCTCTACACTTCAGGAACCACCAACAGACCC AAAGGCGTCCTCCTCCCACAATCAGTCCTAACCGCCCAGTCACACTCCCTCATAGAAGCATGGAAGTACACGCCATCCgaccacctcctccacgtCCTCCCTCTGCACCACATCCACGGCACCGTCAACGCTGTCATAACACCCCTATTCGCCGGCTCCTCCATCGAATTCATGTTCCCCTTCAACGCCGACGCCGTATGGAAACGACTCGCCGCGCCCTTCCTCCCCACCAACGGCACCAACGGCGTCCACGTCAACGGCACGCCTAAACCCTCCAACCAAAAAGtcaccttcttcaccgtcgTCCCAACCGTCTACAGCCGCCTCCTCTCCACGCACAAATCACTGCCCCCGTCCATCGCAACAGCCGCCCGGGAAGCAATCTCCCCCCCAAACATGCGCGTCAACATCTCCGGCTCCGCTGCTCTCCCCACGCCCATCAAAACCGCCTGGTCGACCCTCAGCCACGGCAACGTCCTCCTCGAGCGCTACGGCATGACAGAAGTCGGCATGGCACTCAGCTGCGGCCTCTCCTTCACAGACCGCATCGACGCCTCCGTCGGTTGGCCCCTCCCCTCCGTCCAAGCCCGCCTcatggacattgacaccGGCGAAATCATCCCCCCTACCTCCGAAGTCGACTCCCACGGCCGCCCACGCTCCGGCGAGATCCAACTCCGCGGCCCGACCATCTTCCAAGAATACTGGCGCAATCCCTCCGCCACCGCTAAAGAATTCATCCCCGACCCCGACGGCCAAGGCTCCTGGTTCAAAACAGGCGACGTCGCCATCCGCCGTTCCGTCCCCTCCGCCTCCCACAGCCAACCGTGGACCCAAGGACCCCTGTACTTCATCCAGGGCCGTCTCACTGCAGATATCATCAAAACAGGCGGCGAGAAAGTATCCGCCCTGGAAGTAGAACGCGAACTCCTCAGTCTACCCGAAGTATCGGAGGCGGCTGTCGTTGCCGTCCCCAGCGGGAACTGGGGCCAAAAAGTCGGcgccgtcctcatcctcaacaagGACGTTGTGCAGAAGTGGTCACCATTGGAAATGAGGCGCGCCCTGAAGAGCAGGTTGGCGAATTATAAGATTCCGCAGGTCATGAAGGTTGTTGAGCATATTCCCAGGAATGCAATGGGCAAGATTAACAAGAAGGTGCTTGTGAAGGAAATTTTTGCGGATGAGCATAGCGGTGATGAGATGTAG
- a CDS encoding 1-phosphatidylinositol-3-phosphate 5-kinase (Fab1) (similar to Aspergillus clavatus NRRL 1 XP_001267898.1): MASSTTSKATRPASPSPSIGLSSPISFRNRRGSTHSISSTIDKEQLAQALDQIHTSASRCETLTTFNDFAPPPEGIPASESRSGAGELVQNGLSGLYNRFREAVGGVSPTKTTPKEPKDGKDGSGQASEVASKRSSAAPSHTSRPSISSLTRVDTNATITTNSISTVALTDVSSPTGTSSNVDSRPQVQSTKSNSISLMTGPRSSSASRQSLPTKATSSVVADPTIAPPPALKRDASRSTIRTEDSGGQSSSRRSLSKAELQAESASLYDTKDGRLPPRAGRDDESSIDGSLDAPFSPVAGAPSTTSTTNSRHHARNPSVTSSMLHPDDMRRTPAVIDRISRSRSPRYPGSRDSSLDRGTAAASAINTSAHGSVYHDSFGQDAQSKLLLPDAGRIPGTTRGQERASDQMNAQLDKMRRQVLSKEFWMKDDTVKECFLCQTPFTAFRRKHHCRTCGCIFDSKCTTVVSGEKFGVQGSLRVCKNCLEVISRRFDGSGSDDSGDERSFLPKIFGPNNPKDSSETVTSKSKSKSSSVAAGSEGSEDSRPLTTPMMAIPATRRVRDSANRASAVLEIDAPQLSRPGSSRSLKSLTTSGRPQSSAGHKRHHSKHGFLGRFKPAPEQQAPFRKGIDEENSKQPKFPAFHDDNIIDPDLADYMSEDSSGDEQMGIFATMAASDVQSTSYEHDRSAFPSYLNQTRKYRHRPGEKSISGMSYVSRGVFDDTSGPISLLNHRRSTRRRNLSNVSGSVHHHGSPRPKSAIYKGPSASSEALFNLDHPNHSGTQLTRSDSLRKKMTPKQELNRSSLKHVDRLLYQLLDDAQIPNPSAWQKSLVPILLQLTDDVTPDVAKGEDMDLRHYVKLKKIPGGRPGDTSYVSGVVFTKNLALKSMPRRILNPRIVLVTFPIEYQRHQQHFMSLQPVIEQEKEFLRVVVQRITNLRPQVLLAQKGVSGVALQYLSEANISVAYNVKDTVIEAVARCAETEIIESLDMLALPVRVGRCSAFEVRTFVNNDYPGRKKSYIFLSGCRPDLGCTIALRGATGQLLRQVKHIMEFMVYVVYNLKLESSLLRDESVDPPEDSETSLSNSLQGLNESFRSVSSTGDCCKQGPTVVVNHPSSESEPPSQVTVDSMSTNLDDGDQSGQPSGQLAEPAKMVSLHAHHTHTSADSQVPDDIPMPTFYSDMVAKYETKILSASPYVKFKQPYLLMKAREQERRLLYLRRLRDQDAVEEDSEKAGRHRFQLIKPEMVEKIGQKASRQIMEVLHAVHDAEYDKALFNYQTQTRQWETYIQGNLDLFDPYSHQNIVVLYSVICTDTKIPCIEPGLVAINFYDEQHVDTGMDADCTLGQYIEDLAYSKNDVCNSNGCEKKLVDHHRTYVHDEYRITVFVEHVPNPPPRRPELGDGITMWTYCKHCKKDSEETAMTDATFKYSFGKYLELLYWGRGLKIKNVEDCPHDQHRDHVRYFSIRDSRVRIHWDPIDLLEIVVPRARITWKVANDLKLKNEIYTKMEERWSKFMSSVRARLKSIRTESLLPEKEESCKAEVERLMKKTQEEQPAIIRQMQRTYVESKYYEVVPFNKIIREMLEKAGEWDQAFAEFEADFLGDKDMRQITMMQLKKIFTDNESKESLASNEGTGSAADSDDRPSQTFTEAAEKSTQPTEYTDTGMETSLSSSKALEARPDGEEEKVYIPADGAIERVESLDLAGSPEAITTPAPTPQSPVSTETSSRIPIAQTPVSARPPASPTGIGRSPTDTSISGQSLSEKIDQMRREQAMQGAEGNMAPPKAIPERGSSRKSGANISPPMVRATSHPVRAVPRSQAATPKLPGAKDVKSGADATAETPPEGSIKVDKKLSDRLGLTALKNRGKNTTSGIPRLSHKKKESKVSTLARHFEQLSREFEKERIRDRKERAASLRQPRARLPRTSTKAIVQVYDDVAEAFEEPPQTSEPVSGRDDEQAKTKVPVQSEASVPKSEPMTEPPTPVESDTKADDQVSKSGTETAAEGETSLATSDDEGGISDIDSSIADEFLPDLKELADALEPSTEIPLELPKHQKTSLMKYLTNFWAETSASGWPPLEYPINPTDHIFVDSDIIVREDEPSSVIALALNSDDYQAKLSGIRREAQEVIQREVEGISDGEPRSLPASDMGDGMMYEADLEKSLLRATGTHLKYQFKEGAAIMTCKIFYAEQFDALRRKCGVAERIIESLSRCLKWDSRGGKTKSVFLKTLDDRLVLKSLSPIETSAFLRFAPSYFNIMAEALFHDLPSVIAKMLGFFQVIIKNPTTGTDVKLDLLITENLFYDRSPTRIFDLKGSMRNRKIQSTGEQNEVLLDENMVEYIYESPLFAREHSKKLLRASVWNDTLFLARQNVMDYSLMIAVDEERKELVVGIIDCIRTYTWDKKLESWIKDRGFAGGGRNRPTVTSPKEYKSRFREAMARYILQAPNCWHLFNNPQLSTNYGHARFEEPEAGAK; encoded by the exons ATGGCGAGCAGTACCACCTCCAAAGCAACGCGCCCTGCTTCGCCGAGCCCTTCTATCGGCCTCAGCTCGCCCATCAGCTTTCGAAACCGACGCGGCTCGACACACTCGATATCCTCTACCATAGACAAAGAGCAGCTGGCACAAGCCCTTGACCAGATCCACACATCGGCTAGTCGGTGCGAGACCTTGACGACGTTTAACGACTTTGCTCCCCCGCCAGAGGGGATCCCTGCGTCGGAGAGCCGGTCGGGAGCCGGGGAACTGGTTCAGAACGGTCTTAGCGGCCTGTATAATCGATTTCgagaagctgttggcggTGTTAGTCCGACAAAAACCACGCCAAAGGAGCCCAAAGACGGGAAAGATGGCTCTGGACAGGCATCGGAAGTTGCTTCCAAGAGGTCGTCTGCTGCGCCAAGCCATACCTCGAGGCCCTCGATTTCGTCTCTCACACGAGTTGACACAAATGCCACCATAACAACAAATTCTATCTCGACTGTAGCCCTGACTGATGTGTCTTCCCCGACAGGCACATCAAGCAACGTAGATAGCCGTCCGCAAGTACAGTCCACGAAATCAAACAGCATAAGCCTCATGACAGGACCAAGATCCAGCTCGGCTAGTAGACAGAGCTTACCCACCAAGGCCACGAGCTCTGTTGTCGCAGACCCTACCATAGCTCCCCCACCTGCGCTGAAGCGGGATGCGAGTCGTAGTACCATTCGCACCGAGGACAGCGGGGGACAATCTTCTAGCAGGAGGAGTCTAAGCAAGGCCGAGCTCCAAGCCGAATCTGCGAGTCTTTACGACACCAAGGATGGCCGGCTGCCACCTCGGGCTGGCCGTGATGATGAATCCAGCATTGATGGAAGCCTCGATGCTCCTTTCAGCCCCGTTGCAGGCGCGCCATCGACAACATCGACGACAAATAGTCGACACCATGCTCGAAATCCTTCCGTCACATCGTCAATGCTGCATCCCGACGATATGAGACGGACACCAGCTGTTATTGATAGAATCAGCCGGTCTCGCTCCCCGAGATATCCCGGTTCAAGAGACTCCTCACTTGATAGAGGGACCGCCGCAGCTAGTGCCATTAATACATCTGCTCATGGCTCCGTCTATCACGACTCCTTCGGTCAAGATGCCCAATCCAAACTTCTGTTGCCTGATGCTGGACGGATTCCAGGGACGACAAGGGGTCAAGAGCGTGCCTCTGATCAGATGAATGCACAGTTGGACAAGATGCGAAGGCAAGTATTGAGCAAGGAGTTCTGGATGAAGGACGACACCGTCAAAGAATGCTTTCTTTGCCAAACCCCGTTTACCGCATTCAGGAGAAAGCACCACTGCCGCACCTGCGGTTGCATCTTTGATTCCAAGTGTACCACTGTGGTTTCCGGTGAAAAGTTTGGCGTCCAAGGGTCCTTGCGGGTTTGCAAAAATTGCCTCGAAGTGATTAGCCGTCGCTTCGACGGGAGCGGCTCTGACGACTCTGGAGACGAACGATCCTTTCTACCCAAGATCTTTGGACCGAACAACCCCAAAGACTCTTCTGAAACCGTAACAAGCAAGTCAAAATCCAAATCCTCAAGCGTCGCAGCTGGCTCTGAAGGATCAGAGGATTCGAGACCACTGACAacgccaatgatggccaTTCCAGCTACCCGGCGAGTGAGAGATTCTGCCAATAGAGCCTCTGCTGTGTTGGAGATTGACGCCCCGCAACTGAGTCGACCTGGCTCATCTCGTTCGTTGAAGTCGTTGACAACATCCGGCCGTCCTCAGTCCTCGGCTGGCCATAAAAGACACCATTCCAAACACGGCTTCCTTGGCCGGTTTaaaccagctccagaacaGCAAGCCCCGTTCAGGAAAGGAATCGACGAAGAAAATTCTAAACAACCAAAATTTCCAGCCTTTCACGACGACAATATCATCGACCCGGATTTGGCGGATTATATGTCGGAAGACTCTAGTGGAGACGAGCAGATGGGCATCTTTGCGACCATGGCGGCATCTGATGTCCAATCTACAAGCTATGAGCACGATAGATCTGCATTTCCCTCCTACCTAAATCAAACCAGAAAATATCGCCACCGACCAGGGGAGAAGAGCATCAGCGGAATGAGCTACGTCAGCAGAGGAGTTTTTGACGATACCAGTGGCCCAATAAGCCTGTTAAATCACAGGAGGTCAACACGACGCCGGAATCTCAGCAATGTTAGTGGAAGTGTTCATCATCACGGCTCTCCGAGACCCAAGTCTGCCATCTATAAAGGACCGTCTGCGTCATCAGAGGCACTGTTTAACCTGGACCACCCGAACCACTCTGGCACACAGCTTACCAGGAGCGACTCGTTGCGCAAGAAGATGACGCCAAAGCAGGAACTCAATCGATCCAGCTTGAAGCATGTTGACAGACTACTGTACCAGCTCCTCGATGATGCCCAGATTCCAAACCCAAGCGCATGGCAAAAGTCCCTTGTACctattcttcttcaactgaCAGACGACGTGACCCCGGACGTTGCCAAAGGAGAAGACATGGATCTCAGGCACTATGTCAAATTGAAAAAGATTCCAGGCGGTCGACCCGGTGATACATCCTACGTCTCAGGGGTGGTATTCACAAAGAACCTTGCATTGAAGAGCATGCCGCGGCGAATCTTGAACCCACGGATTGTACTCGTAACTTTCCCCATTGAGTACCAGCGTCACCAACAGCATTTTATGAGTCTGCAGCCTGTAATCGAACAGGAGAAAGAGTTCTTACGAGTTGTCGTGCAGCGAATCACCAACCTCCGCCCCCAAGTTCTTCTTGCACAAAAGGGCGTATCAGGAGTTGCTTTGCAGTATCTCTCGGAGGCCAACATATCCGTTGCCTATAATGTCAAAGACACAGTCATAGAAGCTGTTGCCCGCTGTGCCGAGACAGAAATCATTGAATCACTTGACATGTTGGCTCTTCCCGTACGGGTTGGACGCTGTTCTGCATTTGAAGTGCGGACATTCGTCAACAATGATTATCCCGGGAGAAAAAAGTCGTACATTTTCCTCTCCGGCTGCCGCCCCGATTTGGGATGCACCATTGCATTGCGTGGTGCGACTGGTCAATTGTTACGACAAGTCAAGCACATCATGGAGTTTATGGTTTATGTGGTTTACAATTTGAAGCTGGAATCGAGCCTTCTTCGAGACGAGTCTGTTGATCCACCAGAGGACAGTGAAACCTCATTATCAAATTCCCTCCAGGGCCTGAACGAGAGCTTTCGTTCTGTGAGCTCGACTGGGGACTGTTGCAAGCAAGGTCCCACGGTTGTCGTCAATCACCCGTCCAGCGAGAGCGAACCACCATCTCAGGTTACTGTGGACAGCATGAGCACGAATCTAGACGATGGCGACCAGTCGGGACAACCCAGTGGGCAACTGGCTGAACCAGCCAAGATGGTATCTTTGCATGCCCACCACACCCACACCTCTGCGGACAGCCAAGTGCCTGACGATATCCCCATGCCAACCTTTTACAGCGACATGGTGGCCAAGTACGAAACCAAGATTCTGTCCGCGTCACCGTATGTAAAATTCAAGCAGCCTTATCTGCTCATGAAGGCTCGTGAGCAAGAACGTCGACTCCTCTATCTCCGGCGGCTGCGTGATCAGGATGCAGTCGAGGAAGATTCAGAAAAGGCTGGCCGTCACAGATTCCAGCTGATTAAGCCGGAGATGGTTGAGAAAATTGGACAAAAGGCGTCTCGGCAAATTATGGAAGTTTTGCACGCCGTCCACGACGCGGAATACGACAAGGCTCTCTTTAATTATCAAACCCAAACTCGTCAGTGGGAGACATATATCCAAGGCAATCTCGACCTGTTCGACCCCTATTCACATCAAAACATCGTGGTGTTGTACTCGGTCATCTGCACCGACACTAAAATCCCATGCATTGAACCAGGGCTTGTGGCTATTAATTTCTACGATGAGCAGCATGTTGATACTGGCATGGATGCCGACTGTACCCTCGGCCAGTACATCGAGGATCTGGCCTACAGCAAAAACGATGTTTGCAACTCGAACGGCTGTGAAAAGAAGCTGGTTGATCACCACAGAACATATGTTCACGATGAGTATCGCATCACCGTCTTTGTGGAACACGTCCCAAATCCTCCACCACGACGACCAGAGCTGGGTGACGGTATCACAATGTGGACATACTGCAAACACTGCAAGAAAGACTCGGAGGAGACCGCCATGACTGATGCAACGTTCAAGTACTCGTTTGGCAAGTATTTGGAGTTGCTCTATTGGGGACGGGGCCTAAAAATCAAGAATGTGGAAGATTGCCCTCACGATCAGCACCGCGACCATGTTCGCTACTTTAGCATACGTGATTCCCGTGTCAGAATTCACTGGGATCCAATCGATCTTCTGGAGATTGTCGTTCCCCGAGCCAGGATAACCTGGAAGGTGGCCAATGACTTGAAACTCAAGAACGAGATTTACACCAAAATGGAAGAGCGATGGAGCAAGTTCATGTCTTCAGTACGAGCCCGGCTGAAGAGTATTCGTACGGAAAGCCTTTTGCCAGAGAAGGAAGAATCTTGCAAGGCAGAGGTGGAGAGACTGATGAAGAAGACCCAAGAGgagcagccagccatcatccGACAGATGCAACGGACGTACGTCGAGTCCAAATACTATGAAGTTGTTCCATTCAACAAAATCATTCGtgagatgctggagaaagCTGGCGAATGGGACCAAGCGTTTGCCGAGTTCGAGGCCGACTTTCTTGGCGACAAGGATATGCGGCAGATTACAATGATGCAACTGAAGAAGATCTTCACCGATAATGAATCCAAAGAATCTCTTGCGTCAAACGAGGGGACTGGCTCGGCCGCCGATAGCGATGATCGCCCCTCTCAGACCTTCACCGAGGCTGCGGAGAAGAGTACGCAGCCGACAGAGTACACTGACACAGGCATGGAAACCAGtttgtcgtcgtcgaaaGCGTTGGAGGCAAGGCCggatggcgaagaggaaAAGGTGTATATCCCCGCCGATGGCGCCATTGAACGTGTGGAAAGTCTAGATCTGGCTGGATCTCCCGAAGCAATCACTACGCCTGCCCCGACACCGCAAAGCCCAGTCTCTACTGAGACGTCTTCACGGATCCCCATTGCGCAGACGCCGGTGTCCGCACGACCTCCAGCCTCGCCTACTGGTATTGGCCGCAGCCCTACAGACACGTCCATTTCTGGCCAGTCCCTCTCGGAGAAGATTGACCAGATGCGCCGAGAACAAGCTATGCAAGGAGCTGAAGGCAACATGGCGCCACCGAAAGCCATACCAGAGCGAGGATCTAGCCGTAAATCTGGGGCGAACATCTCGCCACCCATGGTCCGGGCAACTTCTCATCCTGTTCGAGCCGTGCCGAGGTCGCAGGCTGCCACTCCCAAACTCCCAGGGGCAAAGGACGTCAAATCTGGGGCTGATGCCACGGCGGAAACCCCTCCAGAAGGTTCAATCAAAGTAGACAAGAAACTCTCAGATCGTCTGGGCTTGACTGCCTTGAAGAACAGGGGCAAGAACACAACGTCTGGGATCCCACGGCTCTCTcacaagaagaaagagtcCAAAGTTTCAACGTTGGCTAGGCATTTCGAGCAGCTGAGCCGAGAATTCGAGAAGGAGCGCATCCGCGATCGCAAGGAGAGAGCGGCAAGTCTTCGACAACCCCGGGCTCGACTTCCTAGAACCTCAACAAAGGCTATTGTACAGGTGTATGACGATGTTGCTGAAGCCTTTGAGGAGCCGCCCCAAACAAGCGAACCGGTGTCAGGTCGAGACGACGAAcaggccaagaccaaagtcCCGGTACAATCAGAAGCCAGCGTTCCAAAGTCGGAGCCTATGACAGAGCCACCAACCCCTGTAGAATCGGATACCAAGGCTGATGATCAAGTCTCCAAGTCGGGAACCGAAACAGCAGCCGAAGGAGAGACAAGTCTAGCTACGTCGGACGATGAGGGAGGCATAAGCGACATTGATTCTTCCATCGCGGATGAATTCTTGCCTGACCTTAAAGAACTGGCAGATGCCCTTGAACCTAGCACAGAAATCCCACTTGAGCTGCCCAAACACCAGAAGACGAGCCTTATGAAGTATCTGACCAACTTTTGGGCCGAGACATCAGCCAGTGGGTGGCCGCCGCTGGAATATCCCATCAACCCCACGGATCATATCTTTGTGGATTCCGACATCATTGTGCGAGAGGACGAGCCAAGTTCTGTCATTGCACTTGCCTTGAACAGCGACGACTACCAGGCTAAACTGTCGGGGATTAGACGTGAAGCCCAAGAGGTGATACAGCGCGAAGTGGAGGGCATTAGCGACGGCGAGCCAAGATCTTTACCAGCGTCAGATATGGGCGATGGGATGATGTATGAAGCAGATTTGGAGAAGAGCTTGCTTCGTGCGACTGGGACTCATCTCAAATACCAGTTCAAAGAAGGTGCAGCCATCATGACGTGCAAGATCTTTTACGCGGAACAATTTGACGCCCTGAGACGAAAGTGCGGTGTGGCAGAGAGAATAATCGAATCTCTGTCCCGCTGTCTTAAATGGGATTCCAGGGGTGGCAAGACCAAGTCGGTGTTCTTGAAGACTCTGGATGACAGGCTTGTCTTGAAG AGTCTGTCCCCTATTGAAACGTCGGCGTTTTTGCGGTTCGCTCCAAGCTACTTCAACATTATGGCCGAAGCCTTGTTTCATGATTTGCCATcagtcattgccaagatgttAGGATTCTTCCAGGTCATCATCAAGAATCCAACCACTGGAACAGACGTAAAGCTTGATCTCTTGATAACTGAAAACCTGTTTTACGATCGGTCGCCGACACGAATCTTTGATCTGAAGGGATCCATGCGCAACCGCAAGATCCAATCGACTGGCGAGCAGAACGAGGTGCTGCTTGACGAAAACATGGTGGAATACATTTACGAATCACCATTGTTTGCGCGCGAGCATTCCAAGAAACTACTTAGAGCGTCAGTTTGGAATGACACGCTGTTTCTGGCCCGTCAAAACGTCATGGACTACTCACTAATGATTGCggttgacgaggagaggaaggagTTGGTCGTGGGTATCATTGATTGCATCAGAACATACACATGGGACAAGAAGCTCGAAAGTTGGATCAAAGATCGCGGCTTCGCGGGCGGCGGTCGAAACAGGCCAACTGTGACGAGTCCGAAAGAGTACAAGTCACGGTTCCGAGAGGCCATGGCTAG ATATATCCTTCAGGCGCCCAACTGCTGGCACTTGTTCAACAATCCCCAACTGTCCACCAACTACGGCCATGCGAGATTTGAGGAGCCCGAAGCAGGGGCGAAATaa